In one Arenibacter antarcticus genomic region, the following are encoded:
- a CDS encoding phosphatase PAP2 family protein: protein MNGILSFKSLFFSLFFLLNAFLGTAQDTLSTKELLVADAKSAFGGLKYAYSRPLQWKSKDFLNAGAIILGSAALYTFDEDSSDWFRKQEDDVPGLLKETGYYLGKPLYNYSINGGVYLFGLFSKNEEIRRTGVLLLSASATVGIIQSISKTFVGRARPVAGLGKASFKPFSKEAGYHSFPSGHTILSFTTFYAIGKQFNNPWVKGGFYTLGMISPVSRLWSGAHWLTDVALSVAVSVVVVDSIDKFLKNSGEENKFSKNRISWNLEMGPGTIGFRGIF, encoded by the coding sequence ATGAATGGTATCCTATCTTTTAAGAGTTTGTTTTTTAGTCTTTTTTTTCTGCTTAATGCTTTTTTGGGAACTGCGCAGGATACATTAAGTACTAAGGAATTGCTAGTTGCTGATGCTAAAAGTGCTTTCGGGGGTTTAAAATATGCCTACTCACGTCCGCTACAATGGAAAAGTAAGGATTTTCTTAACGCAGGGGCCATAATATTGGGGAGTGCGGCATTGTATACCTTTGACGAGGATAGCTCCGATTGGTTTAGGAAGCAGGAAGATGATGTCCCCGGTTTGCTTAAAGAAACGGGGTATTACCTAGGTAAACCCTTGTACAATTATTCTATAAACGGTGGGGTGTATTTATTCGGTCTCTTTAGCAAGAATGAAGAAATACGACGGACGGGAGTACTCTTGCTTTCTGCTTCCGCAACCGTAGGGATAATTCAGAGCATAAGCAAAACTTTCGTAGGACGCGCAAGGCCTGTCGCTGGACTGGGAAAAGCGAGTTTTAAACCGTTTAGTAAGGAGGCGGGTTACCATAGTTTTCCCTCAGGACATACTATTTTGTCTTTTACTACCTTTTATGCCATAGGCAAGCAGTTTAATAACCCATGGGTCAAAGGCGGATTTTATACCCTTGGGATGATTTCCCCGGTGTCTAGATTGTGGAGTGGTGCCCACTGGCTTACCGATGTAGCCTTAAGTGTTGCGGTAAGCGTGGTAGTAGTGGATTCTATTGATAAATTCTTGAAAAATTCTGGGGAGGAAAATAAATTTTCCAAAAATAGGATTAGTTGGAACCTAGAAATGGGACCTGGTACCATAGGGTTTAGAGGTATATTTTAG
- a CDS encoding RluA family pseudouridine synthase, with product MPKLEIVYENNDYIVVNKMAGLISEKSPFEESTVESQVLNHLLKNKRKPYIGVIHRLDRVTSGVLIFAKKKSILVEFNTLFSSRKVQKTYLAIVKNKPPKDKESLINFLVKNNLEKRADIVQSKSKDSLQCILSYKVIGKNDFGYLLEIKPKTGRFHQIRAQLAHIGLPIIGDEKYGSDQEYVPLSVCLHAWKLTSQEFGPKELQTFEAPFPKNDFWKF from the coding sequence ATGCCGAAGCTTGAAATAGTATATGAAAACAACGATTATATCGTGGTAAATAAAATGGCCGGACTTATTAGTGAGAAGAGTCCTTTTGAGGAATCTACAGTTGAGAGTCAAGTTCTAAACCACCTTTTAAAAAATAAACGAAAACCCTATATTGGAGTAATTCACAGATTGGATCGCGTTACCAGTGGCGTCTTGATCTTTGCTAAGAAAAAAAGTATTCTTGTGGAATTTAATACTCTATTTAGTAGCCGTAAAGTTCAAAAAACCTATTTGGCCATTGTTAAAAACAAGCCCCCAAAAGACAAAGAAAGCTTAATTAATTTCCTCGTTAAAAACAACCTAGAAAAAAGAGCCGATATAGTCCAATCTAAATCCAAGGACTCCCTACAATGCATTCTTTCCTATAAAGTGATTGGCAAAAACGATTTTGGTTATCTTTTAGAAATTAAACCAAAAACTGGCCGATTCCATCAAATACGAGCTCAATTAGCACATATAGGGCTCCCTATTATTGGAGACGAAAAATACGGATCAGACCAAGAATACGTCCCGCTATCCGTTTGCCTTCACGCATGGAAATTAACTTCTCAAGAATTTGGCCCTAAAGAATTGCAAACCTTCGAAGCTCCATTTCCAAAAAATGATTTTTGGAAATTCTAG
- a CDS encoding PKD domain-containing protein, with protein sequence MRKTYFLSALCVIMVFNTLLFSNTFQLSDVSKLKTLFVSSNTLEASISGEASVCIDDNRPKVTITVQGGEVPYEIVYTVNGEVLTVTHHKPEYTIFVETSSLGSFTYSLVSVKDSTSPTPQTLQVDEDDVTVKITAAPQITEISFDQDVCSGEEVIFSALVDGDEPLIYFWNFGDNTTATGQNVKHTFNGLGCGQKEYTVSLTVTDQNGCAVSEQRTITVKERPEINFKDVTTYFPEQYFNNCGKISANNPNYTIGVENLTTSNCVTSYKIDWGDNSSSENVSFPMEHTYTSYGAFEMTITATGDNGCESTKTYTVKNVSNPAGGISSPGGTQNICAPTEVIEFLISNWGANSLDTEYIIDFGDGKSTTYTQRQMQNSEFYNTLDPYNSANYPVFHSYAETSCPGEYTVKITIRNACKETTGTIANILVLQTPEADFMVPTAGCTDSETILENTTSVGYGASCNKSILYTWDYGDGSPVEELFSDGATNGDGRHNYKLPGTYTVKLTADNGVCQKTEIEKEICIEAPLVPDFNIDIPLGCGPLEIQTTNTTDDNGQCQPATYEWSVEFSNDFCGNDPAIWNFTNGTDKTSKNPTFNFETAGTYTIWLTAKNSCGEFKNVKEVQVTAPPQVSINPISDSCGTTVIKPTAEVDHCSPLIDQTTYLWEFPGGNPSTSNLATPPEITYDTPGAYELSLTVTNACGSETTSEKFIINPIPALTNTTLQQEICSGNTMEAIALESSTDTTTFNWTSTATSGISGHESSGNGSEIPAATLTNSNNTVGSVIYTITPEREGCIGQPVDYSITVNPSPSINQQPIGETLCQNGPSPILEIGVANAIYPVQYQWFENDSENYLGAQPIIGAVSSTYEVPTTAVVSKYYFCEISFAQGSCDAQRSDIVMVAIQPQPVITGQPATNQELCIGGALTEALQVTYNGGEGTPLFQWFKNTNNSNSGGQKIIGATSDSYTPSVFEAVGTYYYYCEIGFDGSGCGNVTSEVASVTVVPDPVINKQPLASQTLCQDANPAPLTIDVSGGVNTSYSYQWYSNTTNSNTTGTPLNNATLSSFTPSTNVAGTVYYYCEVTQAAGAGCAINSEVAAIEVKESPIIDQQPQGSAVCVGGSPTILEVSFNNGLGSASYEWYKNSENNTTTGAVIPGATNPTYQPVASEPGTTYYYSIISLSEGGCNSITSQTAMVEVTPQPIVTSQPKAQQQLCVGGVLENPLEVAYSGGSGEATYLWYQNTENNTTNGSPIVSATVSSYEPPSFNSPGDYYLYCIITFKGSGCTSIVSEMAQVTVVPDPIIDKQPLATQTLCQDATPAPLTIEVSGGVHTSYSYQWYSNTSHSNTGGTLLNQATQSSFIPSTNVSGTAYYYCEVTQAAGAGCAVSSTVAMIQVNDAPTLTEQPLSSTLCLGETVDDLKISFANGVGTPQYQWYSNTVDSSSNGKLIAGATSASFSPNLSAVGTTYYYCELVFTSGSCAKVTSEISKISILPIPDIQNFTETICGGASFKITPENATHGIVPQGTTYSWSAPVFSTDGAIVGASASEGSQNNITQTLSNITENPVTATYTVYPKSGRCEGLPFEVVITVNPAITANVVTKNMSCHSTNDAFLSATITVGIPFNTGAPYKILWTGPAGYTASTSEIGNLKVGTYTLSIEDDGGCSYVESYEVTEPEVLAFDAISYRDISCFGLNNGSIGLHIQGGTTPYTFQWTKDNIPFSTSKDIANLSQGAYKVVVSDSNGCSAITQEFTITEPPLLEVFLEDSTNIYCYGAKTGSIAIEALGGTPFPLGPNTELYTYRWTGPNGFNSTDKNVSNLASGTYHLVVTDQQGCMENLSVTLSQPQAIAVKVTTTDLSCYESNDASISLDIDGGTAPYDIKWNTLASGNFQDNLAAGTYTITITDARNCSKDIVVDIPQAPIFTTRPVVKEISCYGANNGSITLNIVGGEAPVSLEWDDNPTAGNQRNNLGPGTYTVRIKDDKPCEIVKTFTLIEPGPLALSSQIINALECDTPNSGAINLMITGGTAPFSTIWSSGETSEDLSAVPPGDYQVKVVDARGCETSAIFTISRPSPLKVTVATETTYDCDTKMVRQDFIAEASGGVPPYQYSWSNSIETGAYNQYMHTNTNGMVILEVQDAAGCKTNYTFEVEIPKLGNAGFNTDSYAYQTFGQYSIMDPITFNNQATGDYETISWDFGDGNYSNEITPTHSYMAEGSYMVTQTVRYPLGCEEKYSTSLIIDKGYLLIIPNAFTPNNDGLNDYFRPKSKGLKEISLLIYNTWGGLVYSEFGDDIQGWDGTVRNRPTENGNYYYKVKAKTFYDKTIIKEGGFITIK encoded by the coding sequence ATGAGAAAAACCTACTTTTTAAGTGCACTTTGTGTTATCATGGTGTTCAATACCCTATTGTTTTCAAATACATTTCAGTTATCGGATGTATCAAAACTGAAGACTCTTTTTGTTAGCTCCAATACTTTAGAAGCCTCTATATCTGGGGAAGCTAGTGTGTGTATAGACGATAACCGTCCCAAGGTGACCATAACTGTTCAGGGTGGTGAAGTTCCCTACGAAATTGTATATACTGTAAATGGTGAGGTACTTACTGTAACCCATCACAAACCTGAATATACAATTTTTGTTGAGACCAGCTCCTTAGGGTCCTTTACTTATTCTTTAGTATCGGTAAAGGATAGTACTTCCCCAACTCCTCAAACGCTTCAAGTTGATGAAGATGATGTTACCGTTAAAATTACGGCGGCACCGCAGATTACGGAAATTTCCTTTGACCAAGACGTTTGCTCAGGTGAAGAGGTTATTTTCTCTGCTTTGGTAGACGGGGATGAGCCTCTTATTTACTTTTGGAATTTCGGGGATAATACAACAGCTACAGGTCAAAATGTGAAACATACCTTTAACGGTTTAGGCTGTGGGCAGAAGGAGTATACGGTCTCTTTAACCGTAACAGATCAGAATGGTTGTGCCGTAAGTGAACAGCGAACAATTACTGTAAAGGAAAGACCAGAAATTAACTTTAAAGATGTAACCACTTATTTTCCAGAACAGTATTTTAACAATTGCGGAAAAATTTCAGCAAACAATCCCAATTACACTATAGGAGTAGAAAATTTAACGACATCGAATTGTGTCACTTCTTATAAAATTGATTGGGGAGATAACAGTAGTTCTGAAAATGTAAGTTTTCCTATGGAACACACCTATACCAGCTATGGAGCTTTTGAAATGACTATAACTGCTACAGGTGATAATGGTTGTGAAAGCACAAAAACCTACACGGTTAAAAATGTATCCAATCCAGCAGGTGGGATTTCGAGCCCCGGTGGTACACAAAATATTTGTGCTCCTACCGAAGTAATCGAATTCCTTATTTCCAATTGGGGTGCTAATTCCTTAGACACTGAGTATATAATAGATTTTGGCGATGGAAAATCTACAACATATACCCAAAGGCAGATGCAGAACTCAGAGTTCTACAATACGCTAGACCCCTATAATTCAGCAAATTACCCCGTTTTTCATTCCTATGCCGAAACCTCTTGTCCTGGTGAGTATACTGTAAAAATAACGATTAGGAATGCCTGTAAAGAAACAACGGGAACAATTGCGAATATTCTAGTGCTTCAAACCCCAGAGGCCGATTTTATGGTACCAACGGCGGGCTGTACCGATTCAGAAACAATTCTGGAGAATACCACTTCGGTAGGCTATGGTGCAAGTTGTAATAAGTCCATTTTGTATACTTGGGACTATGGGGACGGCAGCCCGGTAGAAGAGCTATTTTCCGATGGTGCTACTAATGGAGATGGGCGACATAATTATAAACTTCCTGGGACATATACCGTTAAGCTAACCGCCGATAATGGGGTGTGTCAGAAAACAGAAATAGAAAAAGAAATTTGTATTGAAGCTCCCTTGGTACCCGACTTCAATATAGACATCCCTCTTGGTTGTGGCCCTTTAGAGATCCAAACAACCAATACAACAGACGATAATGGGCAATGCCAACCAGCCACCTACGAATGGTCGGTAGAATTTTCGAATGATTTTTGTGGTAATGATCCGGCTATCTGGAACTTTACCAACGGAACCGACAAAACTTCCAAAAACCCGACTTTCAATTTTGAAACCGCGGGCACCTATACCATTTGGCTAACCGCTAAAAATTCTTGCGGGGAATTCAAAAACGTTAAGGAGGTACAAGTTACAGCCCCGCCTCAAGTCAGTATAAACCCTATATCCGATAGCTGTGGAACTACTGTAATTAAGCCAACAGCCGAGGTAGACCACTGTAGCCCTCTAATAGACCAAACCACCTATCTATGGGAATTTCCAGGAGGAAATCCATCGACCTCCAATCTGGCCACCCCTCCCGAAATAACCTATGATACTCCGGGAGCATACGAGCTGTCTTTAACCGTTACTAACGCATGTGGTTCAGAAACAACCTCTGAAAAATTTATTATTAACCCTATTCCCGCCCTTACCAATACCACCCTACAACAGGAAATATGTTCTGGCAATACTATGGAAGCCATAGCACTAGAATCATCCACGGATACTACAACCTTCAACTGGACCTCTACAGCAACATCTGGAATATCGGGACATGAAAGTTCGGGAAATGGAAGTGAAATTCCAGCTGCAACCTTAACAAATAGCAATAATACCGTAGGTTCGGTAATTTATACCATCACTCCAGAAAGAGAAGGATGTATTGGGCAACCGGTAGATTATTCTATAACCGTAAATCCTAGTCCATCTATAAATCAGCAACCCATAGGGGAAACCCTTTGCCAAAATGGCCCTAGTCCAATATTAGAAATTGGGGTTGCCAATGCAATTTACCCGGTACAATACCAATGGTTTGAAAACGATAGTGAAAACTATCTAGGAGCGCAACCAATTATCGGAGCAGTCAGTAGCACCTACGAGGTACCAACTACAGCGGTAGTTTCCAAGTACTACTTTTGTGAAATTAGCTTTGCCCAAGGTAGCTGCGATGCCCAGAGAAGTGATATAGTGATGGTGGCCATACAGCCCCAACCAGTAATTACAGGACAACCAGCGACTAACCAAGAATTGTGTATTGGTGGAGCATTGACGGAGGCACTTCAGGTGACTTATAATGGCGGGGAGGGAACTCCCTTGTTTCAGTGGTTTAAAAACACCAATAATAGCAACAGTGGGGGCCAAAAAATTATTGGAGCTACTTCCGATAGCTATACACCCAGCGTTTTTGAAGCAGTAGGCACTTATTACTACTATTGTGAAATTGGTTTCGATGGAAGCGGATGCGGCAATGTCACCAGTGAAGTGGCATCGGTGACTGTAGTCCCAGATCCCGTCATTAACAAACAACCTTTGGCCAGCCAGACCTTGTGTCAGGATGCCAACCCTGCTCCTTTAACCATAGACGTTTCTGGAGGAGTCAATACCTCTTATAGCTATCAATGGTATAGCAATACCACCAATAGCAACACTACTGGTACGCCGCTTAACAATGCCACACTAAGTAGCTTTACCCCATCTACCAATGTTGCAGGAACCGTGTATTATTATTGCGAAGTAACCCAGGCAGCCGGTGCCGGGTGTGCCATAAATAGTGAGGTAGCTGCCATTGAAGTAAAAGAATCCCCTATTATTGACCAACAACCACAAGGTAGTGCAGTCTGTGTTGGTGGGAGTCCTACTATTTTGGAAGTAAGTTTTAATAATGGGCTAGGCTCGGCCAGTTATGAATGGTATAAAAATTCAGAGAACAACACCACTACAGGGGCTGTAATTCCTGGAGCTACTAACCCAACTTACCAACCTGTGGCTAGCGAACCGGGAACTACTTATTATTACAGCATAATCAGTTTATCGGAGGGTGGTTGTAACTCCATAACCTCCCAAACTGCGATGGTAGAAGTTACCCCTCAGCCCATAGTGACTTCTCAACCCAAGGCGCAACAACAATTGTGTGTTGGTGGCGTACTAGAGAACCCATTGGAAGTAGCTTATAGCGGAGGTTCGGGTGAGGCCACATACCTATGGTACCAAAACACTGAAAACAACACTACTAATGGCAGCCCAATAGTAAGTGCTACAGTTAGCAGCTATGAGCCGCCTTCTTTTAACAGTCCTGGTGACTATTATCTATATTGTATTATCACTTTTAAGGGCAGTGGTTGTACTAGTATTGTTAGTGAAATGGCCCAAGTTACTGTGGTTCCCGATCCCATTATCGACAAACAACCTTTGGCCACCCAAACCTTGTGCCAAGATGCCACCCCTGCTCCTTTAACTATAGAGGTTTCAGGAGGAGTCCATACCTCTTATAGCTATCAATGGTATAGCAATACAAGCCATAGCAATACTGGAGGCACGCTACTTAACCAAGCTACACAAAGTAGTTTTATTCCTTCCACCAATGTTTCAGGAACTGCGTATTATTACTGTGAAGTAACCCAGGCAGCCGGTGCAGGGTGTGCCGTAAGCAGTACTGTGGCTATGATTCAGGTAAACGATGCGCCAACCCTAACGGAACAACCACTATCTTCTACACTTTGCCTTGGCGAGACCGTAGATGATCTAAAAATTTCTTTTGCCAATGGGGTTGGAACGCCTCAATACCAGTGGTATAGTAATACTGTAGATAGCAGTAGTAATGGAAAACTAATAGCGGGTGCTACTTCGGCAAGCTTTTCTCCAAACCTAAGTGCAGTAGGCACTACTTATTACTATTGCGAATTGGTTTTTACCAGTGGTAGTTGTGCTAAGGTGACTTCAGAGATTTCAAAAATCAGCATTCTTCCAATTCCTGACATTCAGAATTTTACCGAAACTATTTGTGGTGGGGCTTCCTTTAAAATTACACCAGAAAATGCTACCCACGGAATTGTTCCCCAAGGAACTACCTATAGCTGGTCGGCTCCGGTTTTCAGTACTGATGGAGCCATTGTTGGGGCCTCAGCCTCCGAAGGCTCTCAAAACAATATTACTCAGACCCTAAGCAATATTACCGAAAACCCCGTTACAGCAACCTATACGGTATACCCAAAATCGGGGCGCTGTGAAGGTCTTCCCTTTGAGGTGGTGATTACCGTAAATCCGGCAATTACAGCCAATGTGGTTACTAAAAATATGAGTTGTCACAGTACTAATGATGCTTTTTTAAGCGCCACCATCACTGTAGGTATTCCTTTTAATACAGGAGCTCCTTATAAAATTTTATGGACTGGTCCAGCGGGATACACGGCATCTACCTCGGAAATTGGCAATTTGAAAGTCGGGACATACACCCTTAGTATAGAAGATGACGGAGGTTGTTCTTATGTGGAATCTTATGAGGTTACTGAACCTGAAGTATTGGCGTTTGATGCTATTTCTTATAGAGATATAAGCTGTTTCGGGTTAAATAACGGAAGTATAGGTCTCCATATACAAGGAGGAACTACGCCGTATACCTTTCAGTGGACAAAAGACAATATACCTTTTTCTACGAGTAAAGACATTGCTAATTTGAGCCAAGGAGCGTATAAAGTGGTCGTAAGTGATTCTAATGGTTGTAGTGCAATCACCCAAGAGTTTACGATAACGGAACCTCCTTTATTAGAGGTATTCCTTGAAGACAGCACAAATATATATTGTTATGGTGCCAAAACTGGGAGTATAGCTATTGAGGCACTAGGAGGAACTCCTTTTCCTTTGGGCCCTAATACAGAACTGTATACCTATAGATGGACTGGACCCAACGGATTTAATAGTACTGATAAAAATGTATCCAATCTTGCCTCGGGCACCTATCACCTTGTAGTTACAGATCAGCAAGGCTGTATGGAAAATCTCTCGGTTACTTTAAGTCAGCCACAAGCCATTGCAGTAAAAGTCACCACTACGGATCTTAGTTGTTACGAATCCAACGATGCTTCTATTAGCTTAGACATCGATGGAGGAACTGCGCCATATGATATAAAATGGAATACGCTAGCCTCCGGTAATTTCCAAGATAATTTAGCGGCAGGAACCTATACCATCACCATCACCGATGCCCGTAATTGTAGTAAAGATATAGTCGTAGATATTCCTCAAGCGCCAATTTTCACCACTAGGCCTGTAGTAAAGGAGATATCCTGCTATGGTGCTAATAATGGAAGTATCACCCTGAATATTGTAGGAGGAGAAGCCCCCGTTAGCCTAGAATGGGATGATAATCCTACAGCAGGAAATCAGCGAAACAACTTAGGACCAGGCACGTATACGGTTAGAATAAAGGACGATAAACCTTGTGAGATTGTTAAGACATTTACATTAATAGAGCCGGGTCCCCTTGCGCTTTCTTCACAGATTATAAATGCTTTGGAATGTGATACTCCTAATAGCGGCGCTATAAACCTTATGATTACCGGAGGAACGGCACCTTTCTCTACTATATGGAGCAGCGGCGAAACTTCGGAAGACCTGAGTGCAGTGCCTCCAGGGGATTATCAGGTAAAGGTGGTAGATGCACGTGGTTGTGAAACGAGTGCCATTTTCACAATAAGTAGACCTTCTCCTTTAAAAGTAACCGTTGCAACAGAGACTACCTATGACTGTGATACTAAAATGGTCCGCCAAGATTTTATAGCAGAAGCCTCAGGAGGGGTTCCCCCCTACCAGTACAGTTGGTCTAACAGCATTGAAACGGGAGCTTACAACCAATACATGCATACCAACACCAACGGGATGGTAATCTTAGAGGTACAAGATGCCGCTGGGTGTAAGACCAACTATACTTTTGAGGTAGAAATCCCCAAATTGGGTAATGCCGGTTTTAATACTGATTCTTATGCTTACCAGACCTTTGGGCAGTATTCCATAATGGATCCCATTACTTTTAACAACCAGGCCACCGGCGATTATGAGACTATTAGTTGGGATTTTGGGGATGGGAATTATTCCAATGAAATAACCCCCACCCATAGCTATATGGCAGAAGGAAGTTATATGGTAACTCAAACTGTT